Proteins co-encoded in one Streptococcus parauberis NCFD 2020 genomic window:
- a CDS encoding cysteine hydrolase family protein, with protein MTKALISIDYTEDFVADNGKLTAGQLAQAISEAIFQVIKKAYDDGDYIFFAIDGHDLDDKFHPESKLFPPHNVNGTSGRNLFGPLADLYESIKEDDSVFWMDKRHYSAFSGTDLDIRLRERGVTSLILTGVLTDICVLHTAIDAYNLGYKIEVVKNAVASITEENNQWALNHFESVLGAKII; from the coding sequence ATGACAAAAGCACTAATATCAATTGATTATACAGAAGATTTTGTTGCTGATAATGGCAAGTTAACTGCTGGTCAACTAGCGCAAGCTATTTCAGAAGCAATTTTCCAAGTGATCAAGAAGGCCTATGACGATGGAGACTATATCTTTTTTGCCATTGATGGTCATGATTTAGATGATAAATTTCACCCTGAATCAAAACTTTTCCCACCACACAATGTTAACGGTACAAGTGGCCGTAATTTATTTGGGCCCTTAGCTGACCTATATGAGTCTATTAAAGAGGATGATTCTGTTTTTTGGATGGATAAAAGACACTATTCTGCTTTTTCAGGAACAGATTTAGATATTCGTTTAAGAGAGCGTGGTGTAACTAGTCTCATCTTAACAGGCGTATTAACTGATATTTGTGTATTGCATACAGCAATTGATGCCTATAATTTAGGTTATAAAATTGAAGTTGTTAAAAATGCAGTTGCGAGCATCACTGAAGAAAATAACCAATGGGCACTCAATCATTTTGAGTCAGTTCTTGGTGCAAAAATTATATAA
- a CDS encoding helix-turn-helix transcriptional regulator — MFLIQFSARQKSIVSIVKEKEPITGEKIAEVLKVTRAAIRSDLVVLTMLGVLDAKPKVGYFYAGRKESNSEYNLYKDMKVSDIMGIPHMAHQKDSVYDVIVQIFMEDSGGVFILDESDYLCGLVSRKDLLKATIGSGDLSKIPIGMIMTRVPNISTVSGDEYVLSAAEKLVAREVDSLPVVEQLENGKMKVIGKLSKTIITKLFLEIKEK, encoded by the coding sequence GTGTTTCTTATCCAATTTTCCGCTAGACAAAAATCGATTGTTTCGATAGTAAAAGAAAAAGAACCGATAACTGGTGAAAAAATCGCGGAAGTATTGAAAGTCACTAGAGCTGCCATAAGATCAGACTTAGTTGTCCTAACAATGCTTGGTGTATTGGACGCCAAACCAAAGGTTGGCTATTTTTATGCAGGTCGTAAAGAGTCTAACTCAGAATATAACCTGTATAAAGATATGAAAGTGTCAGACATTATGGGAATACCCCATATGGCACATCAAAAAGATTCCGTATACGACGTTATTGTTCAAATTTTTATGGAAGATTCTGGTGGTGTCTTTATCTTGGATGAGTCAGATTACTTATGTGGTTTGGTTTCTCGGAAGGATCTATTAAAAGCTACAATTGGTAGTGGTGATTTAAGCAAGATTCCTATTGGCATGATTATGACCCGAGTACCAAATATTTCAACAGTTAGTGGAGACGAATATGTGCTCTCAGCAGCAGAAAAGTTGGTTGCCCGTGAGGTTGATAGTTTACCTGTTGTCGAACAATTAGAAAATGGCAAGATGAAGGTGATAGGTAAACTATCAAAAACGATTATTACCAAACTTTTCCTTGAGATAAAGGAAAAGTAG
- a CDS encoding pyridoxal phosphate-dependent aminotransferase, which yields MKIFEKSSKLDHVAYDIRGPVLEEAERMMANGEKILRLNTGNPAAFGFEAPDEVIRDLIVNARASEGYSDSRGIFSARKAIMQYCQLKKFPDVDIDDIYLGNGVSELISMSMQALLNDGDEVLVPMPDYPLWTACVSLSGGKAVHYLCDEESNWYPDIEDIKSKVSNKTKAIVVINPNNPTGALYPDEILEDIIQIARENELIIFADEIYDRLVMDGGEHTAIASLAPDIFCVSMNGLSKSHRIAGFRVGWMVLSGPKKNVRGYIEGLNMLANMRLCSNVLAQQVVQTSLGGYQSVDELLLPGGRIYEQRNFIHKAINDIPGLSAVKPQAGLYIFPKIDRNMYNIDDDELFVLDLLKQEKVMLVHGRGFNWKDPDHFRIVYLPRVEELADVQEKITRVLSKYKR from the coding sequence ATGAAAATATTTGAAAAATCATCGAAATTAGATCATGTGGCTTATGATATCCGTGGTCCAGTTTTAGAAGAAGCAGAACGCATGATGGCAAATGGCGAAAAAATATTGCGATTAAATACTGGAAATCCAGCTGCTTTTGGATTTGAAGCCCCAGATGAAGTTATTCGTGATTTGATTGTCAATGCGCGTGCAAGTGAAGGCTACTCTGACAGTAGAGGAATATTTTCAGCCCGTAAAGCAATTATGCAATATTGTCAGCTTAAAAAATTTCCAGATGTTGATATTGATGATATATATTTAGGAAATGGTGTATCAGAATTAATTTCAATGTCTATGCAAGCTTTACTTAATGACGGGGATGAAGTGCTAGTACCGATGCCTGATTATCCACTATGGACGGCCTGTGTCAGTCTATCAGGTGGTAAAGCTGTTCATTATTTATGTGATGAAGAGTCAAATTGGTACCCTGATATTGAAGACATTAAATCAAAAGTATCCAATAAGACTAAAGCAATCGTCGTTATTAATCCTAATAACCCAACAGGTGCTCTATACCCTGATGAGATATTAGAAGATATTATTCAAATTGCACGAGAAAATGAATTGATTATCTTCGCTGACGAGATTTATGATCGGTTAGTGATGGATGGTGGTGAACATACTGCTATTGCTAGTCTGGCACCAGATATATTCTGTGTCTCAATGAATGGCTTATCTAAGTCACATCGGATTGCAGGTTTTCGTGTTGGTTGGATGGTTTTATCTGGTCCCAAAAAAAATGTCCGTGGCTATATTGAAGGACTAAATATGTTAGCTAATATGCGTTTATGTTCAAATGTATTGGCTCAACAAGTTGTTCAAACCTCACTAGGAGGTTATCAATCTGTAGATGAATTGTTATTACCTGGTGGACGGATTTATGAGCAACGTAATTTTATTCATAAAGCAATTAATGATATTCCAGGTTTATCTGCTGTTAAGCCACAAGCTGGACTTTACATTTTCCCTAAAATTGATCGCAATATGTATAATATTGATGATGACGAACTCTTTGTATTAGATTTATTAAAACAAGAGAAGGTGATGCTTGTCCATGGTCGTGGTTTCAACTGGAAAGACCCTGATCATTTCCGAATAGTCTACCTTCCAAGGGTGGAAGAGCTAGCAGATGTGCAGGAAAAAATAACACGTGTGCTAAGCAAATACAAACGTTAA
- a CDS encoding metal-sensitive transcriptional regulator: MKTKKKDIINRLKRTEGQIRGIQRMIEEEKSCFDVITQLTAIRSSINSTMGVIIGEKITQVIENPSDDPQLQEERINQAINLIIKK; this comes from the coding sequence ATGAAAACAAAAAAGAAGGATATTATTAATAGACTTAAACGGACCGAAGGACAAATCCGAGGAATTCAAAGGATGATTGAAGAAGAAAAATCTTGCTTCGATGTCATTACTCAGTTGACTGCCATTCGTTCAAGCATTAATAGTACAATGGGTGTAATTATTGGGGAAAAAATTACACAAGTCATCGAAAATCCATCAGATGACCCACAACTTCAAGAAGAACGTATCAATCAAGCAATAAATTTAATTATCAAGAAATAA
- the ppdK gene encoding pyruvate, phosphate dikinase, with protein sequence METKFVYRFVEGHKDMRSLLGGKGANLAEMTSIGLPVPQGFTITTEACNDYYDNGSQIRDIILDQIDSALEKLEVEQGKKLGSDQDPLLVSVRSGAVFSMPGMMDTILNLGLNDTSVLGLISATKNERFAYDSYRRFIQMFADVAIGIPKYKFESVLDKVKAEKGYQDDTDLSSQDLQKIVSVYKDIYQSETGNAFPQEPKEQLMLAIEAVFKSWNNPRAQVYRRLNDISHTLGTAVNIQSMVYGNMGDNSGTGVAFTRNPSTGEKHLFGEYLINAQGEDVVAGIRTPQSIDRLKKDIPEIYDQFVEITNILEKHYKDMQDVEFTIEKGRLFMLQTRNGKRTAKAAIKIAVDQVNEGLISKEEALLRIEPRQLEQLLHPSFDQKDLEKAELLAKGLPASPGAACGQIYFHAEDAVREANAGKTVLLVRQETSPEDIEGMVSAKGIITARGGMTSHAAVVARGMGKPCVAGCSLLMVDEEEKLLTCGSLVIKEGEFLSIDGGTGTVYLNQVPMASTALDQDYLTFMEWVNEERDMMVRCNADTPRDAKKALEFGAEGIGLCRTEHMFFDEERIPLVREMIVADNVDDRVKALDKLLPHQRDDFYQLFMVLNGKSCTIRLLDPPLHEFLPHDQASIESLASQLRMSVKDLQKRIKELEEFNPMLGHRGCRLAITYPEMCIMQARAIAQGAIKAHKAGVKVSPEIMVPLVSIVEEFKILKKLIEDTVEEELAKANIQMNYTIGTMIEIPRACVTADEIAEVADFFSFGTNDLTQMGFGFSRDDAGKFLGEYVDKNIFEKDPFEVLDQKGIGRLLSMAVKLGRGVKPDLKLGICGEHGGEPNTVEFCYRQGLNYVSCSPFRVPIAKLAAAQAKIKGQGSSLHVDK encoded by the coding sequence ATGGAAACTAAGTTTGTTTATCGTTTTGTTGAAGGTCATAAAGACATGCGCAGTCTTTTAGGTGGGAAAGGAGCTAATTTGGCAGAAATGACAAGCATTGGCTTGCCTGTTCCCCAAGGATTTACTATTACAACTGAGGCTTGTAATGATTATTATGATAATGGTAGTCAAATTCGAGATATCATTTTAGACCAAATTGATTCAGCTTTAGAAAAATTGGAAGTTGAACAAGGTAAAAAATTAGGAAGTGACCAAGATCCGTTATTAGTATCTGTTCGTTCGGGTGCGGTTTTTTCAATGCCTGGTATGATGGATACCATCCTAAACCTTGGCTTAAATGATACTAGTGTCCTTGGACTAATTTCAGCAACGAAAAATGAACGCTTTGCATATGATAGCTATCGTCGTTTCATCCAAATGTTTGCAGATGTAGCTATTGGAATTCCAAAATACAAATTTGAATCTGTCCTTGATAAAGTAAAAGCTGAAAAAGGCTATCAAGATGATACAGATTTATCAAGTCAAGATTTACAAAAAATTGTAAGCGTATACAAAGATATTTACCAATCAGAAACTGGTAATGCTTTCCCACAAGAACCAAAAGAACAATTGATGCTTGCGATTGAAGCAGTTTTTAAATCTTGGAATAATCCAAGAGCCCAAGTTTATCGTCGCTTAAATGATATCTCACATACACTTGGTACAGCAGTTAATATCCAATCAATGGTTTATGGAAATATGGGTGATAACAGCGGAACAGGGGTTGCTTTCACTCGTAATCCATCAACAGGTGAAAAACACCTCTTTGGCGAATATTTGATTAATGCACAAGGGGAAGATGTGGTTGCTGGTATTCGTACTCCTCAAAGCATTGATCGACTAAAAAAAGATATACCTGAGATTTATGACCAATTTGTTGAAATTACTAACATTCTTGAAAAGCATTACAAAGATATGCAAGATGTTGAGTTTACCATTGAAAAAGGACGTTTATTCATGCTCCAAACTCGCAATGGTAAACGTACAGCTAAGGCAGCTATTAAGATCGCAGTCGATCAAGTTAATGAAGGTTTAATCTCTAAAGAAGAAGCTCTTCTCCGCATTGAACCTCGTCAATTGGAACAATTGTTACACCCTTCATTTGATCAAAAAGATTTGGAAAAAGCAGAACTTCTTGCAAAAGGACTTCCTGCTTCACCAGGTGCAGCTTGTGGTCAAATTTACTTCCATGCAGAAGATGCTGTCCGTGAAGCAAATGCAGGTAAAACCGTTCTTTTAGTAAGACAAGAAACTTCTCCTGAGGATATCGAAGGTATGGTTAGTGCCAAAGGAATCATTACTGCGCGTGGTGGAATGACTTCTCATGCTGCAGTTGTTGCTCGTGGTATGGGTAAGCCTTGTGTAGCTGGATGTAGCCTGTTAATGGTTGATGAAGAAGAAAAATTATTAACTTGTGGATCATTAGTCATCAAAGAAGGTGAATTTTTATCTATTGATGGTGGAACAGGAACAGTATATCTTAATCAAGTACCAATGGCATCGACAGCACTTGATCAAGACTATCTTACTTTCATGGAATGGGTCAATGAAGAACGTGACATGATGGTTAGATGCAATGCTGATACACCTCGGGATGCCAAAAAAGCTTTGGAATTTGGTGCAGAAGGTATAGGTTTATGCCGTACAGAACATATGTTCTTTGATGAAGAACGTATCCCTCTTGTCCGTGAGATGATTGTTGCTGACAATGTGGATGATCGTGTTAAAGCACTTGATAAACTTCTTCCTCACCAAAGAGATGACTTCTATCAACTCTTCATGGTTCTTAATGGCAAATCTTGTACTATCCGTCTTTTAGACCCGCCACTTCATGAATTCTTGCCACATGATCAGGCTTCTATTGAAAGTCTTGCTAGCCAGTTAAGGATGTCAGTTAAAGATCTCCAAAAACGCATCAAGGAACTTGAAGAATTTAACCCGATGTTAGGTCACCGTGGTTGCCGCTTAGCAATTACATATCCAGAGATGTGTATCATGCAAGCGCGAGCAATTGCCCAAGGAGCTATTAAAGCGCATAAAGCAGGCGTGAAAGTTAGTCCTGAAATTATGGTTCCACTTGTAAGTATCGTTGAAGAATTTAAAATTTTAAAAAAATTAATTGAAGATACAGTGGAAGAAGAGTTAGCTAAAGCTAATATTCAAATGAATTACACAATTGGTACAATGATTGAAATTCCAAGAGCCTGTGTAACTGCTGATGAAATTGCAGAAGTTGCTGATTTCTTCAGTTTTGGTACCAATGATCTTACTCAAATGGGCTTCGGTTTCTCTCGTGATGATGCCGGCAAGTTCTTAGGTGAGTATGTTGACAAGAACATCTTCGAAAAAGATCCATTTGAAGTTCTTGATCAAAAAGGGATTGGTCGTTTATTAAGCATGGCCGTAAAACTTGGTCGTGGCGTGAAACCTGATCTTAAACTTGGAATCTGTGGAGAACATGGTGGCGAACCCAACACAGTAGAATTTTGTTACCGCCAAGGTCTCAACTATGTATCCTGTTCACCTTTCCGTGTGCCTATTGCAAAATTAGCGGCTGCACAAGCCAAAATTAAAGGCCAAGGCTCAAGCCTTCATGTAGATAAATAA
- a CDS encoding pyruvate, water dikinase regulatory protein, with translation MDDQLEIYIVSDSLGETARVIANACIQQFPMQGEWQFKRFSYINTEDLLETVLDEAKDKNVCIMYSLVDDHLATYAQKRCEEEDLVYVDLLTNVIKAMSRVSGIAPLGQPGLLRKLDKEYFKRVEAIEFTVKYDDGKDPRAILAADLVLLGISRTSKTPLSMYLADKHLKVVNIPLIPEIPIPKELYQINSRKIIGLTNSIERLGQVRKERLRAMGLSSSASYANMERIFEELTYAEDVMKKLNCPIINVSEKAIEETATIILEILKNNDL, from the coding sequence ATGGACGATCAATTAGAAATATATATTGTATCAGATTCGTTAGGAGAAACGGCACGTGTAATCGCAAATGCTTGCATACAACAATTTCCTATGCAGGGAGAATGGCAATTTAAACGTTTTTCATATATTAACACTGAGGACCTGTTAGAGACTGTTTTAGATGAGGCTAAGGATAAAAATGTTTGTATCATGTACAGCTTGGTCGATGATCACTTAGCAACTTATGCTCAGAAAAGATGTGAAGAAGAAGACTTGGTCTACGTTGATTTATTAACTAATGTCATTAAGGCTATGTCAAGGGTATCTGGGATAGCGCCACTTGGGCAACCTGGTCTCTTACGTAAATTGGATAAAGAGTATTTTAAACGTGTTGAAGCAATTGAATTTACAGTTAAGTATGATGATGGGAAAGATCCAAGAGCAATTCTTGCTGCGGATTTAGTCTTATTAGGTATCTCGAGAACTTCAAAAACACCTTTAAGTATGTACCTTGCAGATAAACATCTCAAGGTCGTAAACATTCCTTTAATCCCAGAGATTCCGATACCAAAGGAACTTTATCAAATTAATTCCAGAAAAATTATTGGTTTAACCAATTCGATTGAGCGTTTAGGTCAAGTACGAAAAGAACGGCTAAGAGCCATGGGCTTATCGAGTTCAGCAAGCTATGCTAATATGGAACGCATTTTTGAAGAATTAACATATGCTGAAGATGTTATGAAAAAGCTGAATTGCCCAATTATCAATGTTTCGGAAAAAGCAATTGAAGAAACAGCAACAATCATACTTGAAATCTTAAAAAATAATGATTTATAA
- a CDS encoding rhodanese-like domain-containing protein: MIFNKLFAKQKQETISTQKLEELLKTKNIDILDVRTSNEFRSGHIKQSRNYPLSSISSYQGRKDKKIYLICQSGMRSKKACKTLNQMGYQTVNIKGGMSAWTGPKTN, translated from the coding sequence ATGATTTTTAATAAACTTTTTGCTAAACAAAAACAAGAAACAATTTCGACTCAAAAGTTGGAAGAACTCTTAAAAACTAAAAACATTGATATACTAGATGTCCGGACAAGTAATGAATTTCGATCAGGACATATTAAGCAATCTCGAAACTATCCATTATCTTCTATTTCATCTTATCAAGGAAGAAAAGATAAAAAGATTTACCTAATTTGTCAGTCTGGGATGCGAAGCAAAAAAGCATGCAAAACCTTGAATCAAATGGGGTATCAAACTGTAAATATAAAAGGTGGCATGTCTGCATGGACAGGTCCTAAAACAAATTAA
- a CDS encoding rhodanese-like domain-containing protein — protein sequence MFKSESIVELEGLLRQDQINLIDVRESFEYETGHVPSAANMPLSHFEETYQTLDKNKSYHIICQSGGRSAQAATFLVNQGYKDVTNVEGGTGAWTGKLD from the coding sequence ATGTTTAAATCAGAATCAATTGTTGAATTAGAAGGATTATTGAGACAAGATCAGATTAACCTGATTGACGTTCGTGAAAGTTTTGAATATGAAACTGGGCACGTACCTAGTGCAGCCAATATGCCATTAAGTCATTTTGAAGAAACCTATCAGACCTTAGATAAAAACAAAAGTTATCATATTATTTGTCAATCTGGAGGTCGTTCAGCCCAAGCTGCAACATTTCTTGTAAATCAAGGGTATAAAGATGTGACAAATGTTGAAGGTGGAACTGGAGCCTGGACAGGTAAATTAGATTAG
- a CDS encoding universal stress protein, with protein sequence MSQKYEHVMVAVDGSFESELAFNKGVNVALRNNGELILAHVIDTRALQSVATFDTYIYDKLEQEAKEVLSELEQQARAQGLTQVRQVIEFGNPKNLLAHEIPDRENVDLIMVGATGLNTFERLLIGSSSEYILRHAKVDLLVVRDSKKTL encoded by the coding sequence ATGTCACAAAAGTATGAACACGTAATGGTTGCCGTCGATGGTTCATTTGAATCTGAATTGGCTTTTAACAAAGGTGTAAACGTCGCACTTCGTAATAACGGTGAATTAATTCTAGCTCATGTTATTGATACACGTGCATTACAAAGCGTTGCCACTTTTGATACTTACATCTATGATAAGTTAGAACAAGAAGCCAAAGAAGTCTTGTCCGAATTAGAACAACAAGCACGCGCCCAAGGCCTAACACAAGTACGCCAAGTAATTGAATTTGGCAATCCGAAAAACTTACTTGCCCATGAAATTCCAGATCGCGAAAACGTTGATCTCATAATGGTTGGGGCAACTGGGCTTAATACTTTTGAACGCTTACTTATTGGGTCTTCATCAGAGTATATCCTACGCCATGCAAAAGTTGACCTATTAGTCGTTCGTGATAGTAAAAAAACTTTATAA
- a CDS encoding FAD-dependent oxidoreductase, with translation MTKIIIVGGVAGGMSAATRLRRLMEDAEIIVFDRGPYVSFANCGLPYHVSGEIAERGSLLVQTPERLKARFELDVRPETEIIAINTQEKTVTARHEGKKYTETYDKLILSPGAKPFIPQMPGLEQAENVFSLRNIPDLDEIMAQIERQKVGKATVIGAGFIGLEMAESLSNKGYQVTIIEKAPHVLPPLDEEMASFVQAELEKNKITVITGQSARSFEEKGQVIVLEDGNRIESDLTIMSVGVMPASDLAKNAGIKLGMKDGILVDDNYQTSIEDIYAVGDAIIVKQEITRQEALISLASPANRQGRQVADVIAGLSRKNKGSIGTAIVRVFGLAAASTGLSERVAKQNFDDVAVLHTSGKDHASYFPGATDITLKLVFSKNSGRIYGAQAIGQKGVDKRIDIIATAIKGGLTVEDLPELEFTYAPPFGAAKDPVNMAGYVAINIMEGTSHTIQWYQLEEELAKGKKLLDVRTTTEFAKGNFADGINIPLDDLRGRLNELDKNQAYIVSCHSGLRSYLAERILIQAGFTVQNLDGAYSLYKSVYPERINHV, from the coding sequence ATGACTAAAATTATTATTGTTGGTGGCGTTGCTGGTGGTATGTCAGCTGCAACTCGTCTTAGACGATTAATGGAAGATGCAGAAATTATTGTATTTGATCGGGGACCTTATGTTTCTTTTGCTAACTGTGGCCTTCCCTATCATGTTTCGGGAGAAATCGCTGAACGCGGAAGCTTATTAGTCCAAACACCAGAAAGACTTAAAGCTCGCTTTGAATTAGATGTGCGACCAGAAACAGAAATCATTGCTATCAATACGCAAGAGAAGACAGTTACAGCACGTCACGAAGGAAAAAAATACACTGAAACTTATGATAAACTGATTCTATCTCCAGGTGCAAAACCATTTATTCCCCAAATGCCAGGCTTAGAGCAAGCAGAAAATGTATTCAGTTTAAGAAATATTCCTGATTTGGATGAAATTATGGCTCAAATCGAGAGGCAAAAAGTTGGTAAAGCAACCGTTATTGGTGCAGGTTTTATTGGTCTAGAAATGGCTGAAAGCTTGTCAAATAAAGGCTATCAAGTTACAATTATTGAAAAAGCACCACATGTTTTACCACCATTAGATGAAGAAATGGCCAGCTTTGTTCAAGCAGAGTTAGAAAAGAATAAAATTACTGTCATTACAGGCCAATCAGCCCGCTCTTTTGAAGAAAAAGGACAAGTTATTGTCTTAGAAGATGGCAACCGCATTGAATCTGATTTGACAATTATGTCTGTTGGCGTGATGCCAGCCTCTGATTTAGCAAAAAATGCCGGCATTAAATTAGGCATGAAAGATGGAATCTTGGTTGATGATAATTATCAAACAAGTATCGAGGATATCTATGCTGTTGGCGATGCTATTATTGTTAAACAAGAAATTACAAGACAAGAGGCATTGATTTCACTTGCTAGTCCTGCTAACCGTCAAGGTCGTCAAGTTGCTGACGTTATTGCTGGCTTGAGTCGCAAAAACAAAGGCAGCATCGGAACTGCGATTGTCCGCGTTTTCGGTTTAGCTGCTGCATCTACTGGCCTCAGTGAACGTGTGGCTAAACAAAACTTTGACGACGTTGCTGTTCTCCATACAAGCGGAAAGGATCACGCTTCCTATTTTCCAGGAGCAACCGATATAACACTTAAATTGGTCTTTAGTAAAAATAGTGGCCGTATTTATGGAGCGCAGGCTATTGGGCAAAAAGGCGTTGATAAACGAATTGATATCATAGCTACCGCTATAAAGGGTGGGTTGACTGTGGAGGATTTGCCAGAGTTAGAATTCACTTATGCTCCGCCATTTGGCGCGGCCAAAGATCCAGTCAATATGGCAGGATATGTTGCTATTAATATTATGGAAGGAACCAGTCATACAATCCAATGGTATCAACTAGAAGAAGAACTAGCTAAAGGTAAAAAACTACTAGATGTTCGTACCACAACTGAATTTGCAAAAGGGAACTTTGCTGATGGCATTAATATTCCATTAGATGATTTGCGCGGTCGTCTTAATGAACTTGATAAAAATCAAGCTTATATTGTAAGTTGCCACAGTGGATTGCGATCATACTTAGCAGAACGCATTTTAATACAGGCAGGCTTTACTGTTCAAAACTTGGACGGTGCCTACTCTCTATACAAAAGTGTTTACCCAGAAAGGATTAACCATGTTTAA
- the codY gene encoding GTP-sensing pleiotropic transcriptional regulator CodY, translated as MPNLLEKTRKITSILQRSVDSLDTELPYNTMASRLADIIDCNACIINGGGTLLGYAMKYKTNNDRVEEFFEAKQFPDSYVKAASRVYDTEANLTVENELTIFPVESKDDFPEGLTTIAPIYGGGMRLGSLIIWRNDEQFDDDDLILVEISSTVVGIQLLNLQTENLEETIRKQTAVNMAINTLSYSEMKAVAAILGELDGNEGRLTASVIADRIGITRSVIVNALRKLESAGIIESRSLGMKGTYLKVINEGIFDKLKEY; from the coding sequence ATGCCAAATTTATTAGAAAAAACACGTAAAATTACGTCCATTCTACAGCGTTCCGTTGATAGTTTAGATACTGAACTACCATACAATACAATGGCATCTCGTTTAGCAGATATTATTGATTGTAATGCTTGTATTATTAATGGTGGTGGAACTCTATTGGGTTATGCCATGAAATATAAAACAAATAATGACCGCGTTGAAGAGTTCTTTGAAGCGAAGCAATTTCCAGATTCATATGTTAAAGCAGCAAGTCGTGTTTATGATACAGAAGCAAACTTAACTGTTGAAAACGAGTTAACAATCTTTCCAGTTGAATCTAAAGATGACTTTCCAGAGGGATTGACAACAATTGCCCCAATTTATGGTGGCGGTATGCGATTGGGTTCATTAATTATTTGGCGTAATGATGAACAATTTGATGATGATGATTTGATTTTGGTTGAAATTTCAAGTACTGTTGTAGGTATTCAATTACTTAACTTACAAACAGAAAACCTTGAAGAAACAATACGTAAACAAACTGCTGTAAATATGGCAATTAATACCCTATCTTATTCTGAAATGAAAGCTGTCGCAGCTATTTTAGGTGAATTAGATGGTAACGAAGGACGTTTAACAGCATCAGTAATTGCTGATCGTATTGGAATTACGCGTTCTGTTATTGTTAATGCCTTACGTAAGCTTGAAAGTGCTGGGATTATTGAAAGTCGCTCACTTGGTATGAAGGGAACTTATTTAAAAGTTATTAATGAAGGTATCTTTGATAAACTAAAGGAATATTAA